Part of the Quercus robur chromosome 5, dhQueRobu3.1, whole genome shotgun sequence genome, TAGGCATCCAGCATTCCCTACAATGCCAGGTATTCCTGATATCACATCATAATACATATCTTCAACCATAGGGGTCGGTTAACTTCCTCCACAAGTTGGCCGTAACCAACAAGGGAGGGTACAGCAGAGCCAATCCCACTTTTAATGGCCAATCAGATAACATTTTTCATGGAAAGCCAGTAATTAAACTTCTACTGGTAGAGTTTAGATCATCAGAGGGCATAACCCGAAAATATTTCATACTTATACATCATACTGAAATTCATAGtttgcataacatttcataataaaagtatttccattgttttctttaaacatcatgttcgtgAAATTAGTAATGACATtaatatgcttaaatcatatacataaggtTTTGAGAACTCACAAACATATCTTTGTCTAAAACATGATTATATGTCATATCtctaataaaaaactttttaatgcataatatactttaaaataacctcatgacttaccaaatgctcatataacttatcccttacctAAAAGCAGAGAAAACGAGAGCCTAAAGTGAAGGAGCTCAAACCTGGGGctggtaacacctaaaccaaatatcaaagCTTATTACTATCAATTATTCGTTATCATAAACTTACACATTCATCTCAAAACCAATATCTTAAAACCAAGGAAATCCTAATCCCACCTCAATGAGATTCCCCAAACACAATATACATTCATCAAACAACATGATGTACCAAATCATAGAGAAACCATTGTTTTAATGTTCACATTCAGATCATGTCAATCAGCtttaaaatcaattcaaaaCATGTTTGAGATTGGAAGCAATGGTGCATACATAAACTTACACAACGCAACATACAGCATGAACAAAACAGCTTCATGAATACAACTGTCGCATGGTTTAGAACCCCTCCTTTGAGTACTAAACCTCAAACCAAGTTACACAAAATTTATCTATAATCTAGACATACCAAAAGAtaagcatattaaattataactcaaaacatttaccctaactttagaattaaatcctcaaagtTAGAGTTATCATTTATTGTTTACTACTCATTTTAACAGCATATGcctcatttgtaaaatacaaatgggCTATTTAAACACATTCAATTTTCATCCCAATTTACAGAGCGACTCCTACGGATGTCTAATTGATACCATATCAATTTCAGAGTCAAATCATGAaaccataatttactaaaaatcataCAAGACAACATGCTCAAATCTGTCCTGACAGAATTTCATGCAACTtagaaattaaaccattatttttatattgatataAATGCTGTGAAATCACTTCCATTACAACCATATGTGTCATAGATTTCATAAGAAATATCCTTAGCATCCAAATTCACTGTatacaatttaatacataatttatcaTGCATAAACACAAAATCTATCACAGTGACAGTTTTGAAACATATTTTTGTAAATTcacaaacaattatcaaacaATGGTATTTTCATATGGGGATTTTTATACACTCACTAGACATGTTAGAAAACACTTATATACAGTCATTTAActatttatagaaaaattaaatacaacaaaaatccCAGCAGTACATCAAAAGTACTTATCCTAACTTTTTCTTACTTCCTTAATCATATACAatcattaattagtaaaaaccCTAACTTAccttcaacaaatcaccaacacaGCTTCAAAGCTTCTTAAaacagcatatatatatatatatatatatataaactcacAAGTTCCTGGTTTCCTAATTTTATAAACCACAAATACCATTATTAAAATTCCTTGAAGAAATCATGGATTCTAAGATGAGAGGCtctagacattttggggcctaaggtGAGAACTAAAATTGggcattttttatacttatgtattaattaaattaatatttttttaaatatttttttagcaatattgtttttaagtttttcatatctagATACATATTTTCTTGTAGACATTTCtaaacaaacaatatatttataaagactaaaataaaaaataacttttaagtgtagagcaaatgagaaatagaacctgatttatataaaaagtattgttatAGTTtcaccaaataataataaattttttagcaatctCAACCTGCATAAATAAAGATTATTATATTACCAAtcactaaaatatatatataaacacaatattaaaatttatttttaaaaaaaaagtcacagcCATAACAAAAACAAGCCCAGCCTAGCCAAGAACCTGCCAAGACCCACccacaaaaaacttaaaacaaatcCTATTACATTTACAcctataacaaaaataaaaaataaaaacgcaGCAAGGCCCAGCCCTCTTAACAAAGCCAAAGTAGAATGGAAAGTAACTAAGCAAGCGTAAGCCTTATAAGTTATTAGTTATAGTGTAACTAAGCAAGCGTAAGCCTTATAAGTTATTAGTTAGTTACAGTGTTATACCTGAagctcaaaagtcaaaacccaTTACCCACTATACCCAGCCATAATCAAAACATAGCACAGCATTGacagcaattaaaaaaaaaaaaaaaaaaaaaaaaaaaaaaaaaaaaaaaggcattcgGCAACGGCGGAGGAAAGGAAGCTTGAGCCAGGCAGCCAGGCCCAGCAACAgtggagagaaagaatgagagaggcgAAGAGCAagagtttagagaaaaaaaatgagaaagagacagtaaaaattttagggatttgaggtttttttatttgtttttattattgattgttttgtggttaatttcTTAGACCGAATTtgtagtttattttgttgaattttggtttatcTAGAGGATAATGATGTTATTTTTGGGACAATTGATTTTATTtagaccaaaattttttttttgtgctaccaatgTTTAACTGggtataacaaaaattttgttttttagtcaaaaggatgttccataattttttagattcatctgaaaccaaatatatatatatatatatatatatattcctactattgcttcttttctaaaattttggggcctCCCTTCCACTTGGAGGCCTTAGGATTGCCTAACTCGCCTAGTGGAAAGGCCGGCCCTGGATGAGAGTAGCTAAAACCCTTACCAAGTTTATGGTTCTTAAGGGAAAATAGACATAGAATCATCTTGCATGAAAAGATTTCCCTTTTCTAGTGGCTGGACCCGAAAGTATGAGAGGTAGATAGCTTGAGAAAGTTGAAAGAAGCTTCCTTCTTACTGCTGGACCTGTAGGTGTGAGAGGGAGAGGAGAGTTgagagtttttctttcttttggtgttgGACCGTGGGTATGAAAGAGGGAGTGAGCTTCTTGAGTCTTCTACTTTATTTGAGAAAGTCAAAGAAGAGATAAGGTGCAGCCAATAAGaacaaagaaggaagaaaacaaagaagcaaagaaagaagGACCAAGGAAGTTTCTGGTGCAGCCAAGAAGTCAAGGAAAATAAATTGGGTGGGGCACGTGCATGCTAAGGGAAAAAAGGGCTGATGACTCACCCTTATCACTTTTCCAAAATATACTTACCACCCCTCCATAACCTTATATTCAAGATAGGCCCAAATAGTAAAATAACTTTGCATATAAACCCTTACATTTATATACTTAATTAAACAccaacactatatatatatatatatatatatctaataacttaaccacttaatatagttttgtacatACTTTGATACTtagtatatttttataatacaatTAGTCATTCacttatttataatctttacaattcttattcaaagacattataaaataatatgtttattaaatacttttctattaattataaaaagaaagtgGCTTAAAATAGTTATTAACCACTTAAAcacataatttaattataaagttGGGTCGGAATGTTACAAGATTAGCACATGCCAATTATTTTTTAACGAGAAAAATAACTGTTACAAATCatctcaataaataaaaattaattgttacAATTACAAATACTTTTATCATTACACGTTAGTGAAGTAATAAGTTATGGTTCATCTTCTATCATTACACACCATTTGGGTTGTATTGGTTATTTAatgatgatagttttttttactCTCAAAGCTTAATAATGAGTGTTTTCTCTTGCAAATAATTGGCACAAATAATTTGGATCAAATTATTGCAACAATatcttcattgtaatagataattacATCGAACTTGTTAAATCAaaagattgtaaaataattaatattagatCATTGCAATGATAGATTCATTGCAATTTCATGTTTGTAATTGCAATGGATTGTAAAACAATTCATTGTAATAAGCTATCAATTTTCTCTTGCAAATAATTTGAATCAAATCATTGCAACAATatcttcattgtaatagataattacATCAGACTTGTTAAATCAATAGATTGTGAATTAATTAATATCAGACCATTGCAATGATATTTTCATTGCAATTTCATATTtatcattgcaatagattgtaaaataattcatTGCAATATGCTATCGTTCTAaattttcattgcaataaattgaaaaataattggtatcaatttattgcaatgatttcttcattttaagttattgcaacaaattttcctaattattgttattgaagctaattatttttaattcaataatttaatattttaagggtgtgtttggataccgcttattttgctgaaactaaaaaattattactgaaagtattataaataaaggtaaaagttaattgaaatattaCAGTAGGGCTCATGAACAgtgccaaaaagtgcaatgggacccatgaatagtagcaaaaataagttaaataatgaaataattttaatttttaatctcaaCCCAAATACACACTAAGTTACTATTGCAACAACTTTTAACTTATAAATGTGAGTGGTCCTTTAAAAACTGTAATGATTATTAAGATTCTCTatatcaaaatgaaattttcctaaaacaaataaaatgaaatgaaatccCAACATGAATATGGTGTTGCACTTCACGTCTAAGAAGTTACTATTACAATGTCTTCCTTTCTTATTCCGTGTACTATGCATGGTTGTGTAGGAAAATGATAAAGTCATTaactattttcaaaatttttttacaaaatgttgacatgatagtgattattggtaagtaaaagaTAGTGTTACTAGTGGACCCATATGAAAACCAGTAAGAATTTTTCAGGTtgatagtttgtaaaaatgttgattaaagtcataaactattttacaatatttttacaaattgctgatgtggtaggtggttattggtaagtaaaaatattgtgttacTAGTAGATCCAGGTGAGAAccagtaaaaaattttcaaaatgatcatttgtaaaaatattgtaaaataatttgtacaTGTAGTATGACTTCCCTTTTCATTACTAATAACTGCCCACCAcataagtaattaaaaaaaagtttataaaatagaTTTATGCCCTACCAACTTTGGCGTGAAAGCAATGTGATTAATAAGATGATAGTAAGTGATCAAAATAGGTCTTGATATTGGACATTCTTAGACATGGACAGCCTAATCCAGCACAATGTAATTCTTATTCATTAAGATCCAAACTAGGCAACAAAATTGCTGTCAACATAGCACAAAATAAAGCATCTGCACCCAAAAAGCTTGACAATTAGAACCAAAAAGGCAAGCAATCAGGCCTAAGTAATAAGTTTCAATGGATTTATCCTTACAAAATGAGgtcaaataaatattatttggttTCATCTACGGGCATTTGGAAGTGAATTTCTTGATGTAAAGTTTGATGTGTTAAAGGGTGAAGCTGTACTTAATGTCAATAAGTCATGGTAGACTAGTAcatgttaattattttttaacaagaaaaataactgttaaaaatcttctcaaaaaataaaaattaactgtTACAATTACAAATACTTCTATCATTACACATCAGTGAAGTAATAAGTTGTGGTTCGTTGTCTATCATTACACACCATTTGGGTTGTTTTGGTTATTTAATGATGATACATTCTTGTACTCTCAAAGCTTAATAATGAATGTTTTCTCTTGCCTTTTTTTGTTAACAATCAATGCTCCACATCTCCCCCTTAATGATGTCTCCAAATAGTGCCAGTGGAGAGATTTTGAGGGTCGCTGTCgtaatactccctccgtcccactttgtttgtcctgtttgaaaagtcaaattttttaagggaacatcatttattgtcttgtctaccttttaaaaatatataagtttccaaaattacccttaaataaatttatcaaaaaattgaattagtaaattaataggagtataataggaacatttgtaaattaatgacttttatttttagaaacaggacaatattttgggacatcctaaaatggaatagaggacaaataaagtgggacggagggagtatattatatcatcactacgagagagagagagagagagagagagagagagagttctaaAGCTAATCTCAACTTTCTAGTGGAATGTGATGACATTAAGATAAcattaaaatgaattattcaATAAACTACagaaaatttaataatcatGTAAGATAAGTAGATAAAAATAGGAACAGAGATAAATATACGAACATAGGACACAATCTTCCATAAGcaaaggccttttttttttcttttttttcaattttatacttttaaaaCTTGTTTTTCTAGATGTTCTGAGAAATTTCTCTCaagaacaaatttttattttttttagcattcaAAACCTGTTTGACAATATTTTAGGTTTGGGTAAATACAACTTACTCATATGTGGTTTAGTTGAAATTTAAGTTAGctacttgtaatttaaaatttgacactttatctACCTGAGGTTAGCTTAATTAGAGTTTCATAACCCATCTCTGTTAAAATAtgactaaatatgtaatttgcttcacttttatgtctctcttcttcaaaaacacaaaaaatacaaaaatacaaaatctaTTTTATAGGGGTTTCAAGGCTAGGTTCTTCCCTAATTGCTCTATCAAGGAAGCTAGAAATTCTAGATCAGGATTGTATGCTTGGACCAATATCTTACATGGTCGGGATGTACTTCTAAGGGGATGTAGATGGTGGATTTTTGGTTACTAAGGAAAAATCCACCTCAGGTTCTCTCCCATTTGCTTGAGTCATTGGCTGACGCCAAAGTAGAAATTCTCATTGATGTTTCGACTAGGCAGTGGAATCATGATTTAATTGATGGTATTTTTGTTAGTACAGCCAGCCCCTCGGTCTCTCCCTCCTAGGACACGGGGTCAATGGCGAACTCCACAATCGGGCACGATAAAGATAAACTTTGACGGAGCCATCTTCACAAAGGAGCATAAGTCAGGGATTGGAGTGGTACTGTGTGATGCCCATGAATCGGTGATGGCCTCTTTATCTCGGCAACTGTCACAGGTTTACAATCCACTAGAGATCGAAGCGAAGGCAGCATCATCGGATCTTTAGTTTACTGCAGATTTGGGATTCAATCAGGTGGTCTTAGAAGGAGATTCTCAAGTTCTTTTGACAGCACTGATCAACGATAGTTTGTTTTTGTCTTCTAATAGTTTGCTTATTGATGATGTATGATTTTGCGCTAGATTTTTTACTCAATTACGTTACTCTAATGTAAAAAGATAAAGTAATAAGGTTGTTCATAATGTAACTAGATATGCTTTATgtattttagattttgttgtgtGACTGAAGAATGTTtcactactttttctttttgttgtccAAGCTAACATTgctaatttttcttaataaaatgaattatgttttccctcccaaaaaaaaaacaaaaagtacacatttatgtcgtttatctttttcttctttctttacaATTTCTTCTTGGCAGTGtagtctttctctttttttcttttttttgggggggatgGGGGGTGAatgtctttcttcttttcttgatcaCTTTGATAGTTTCCTTAGTAATGTAGGAAAATTGAAAGGGGAGGTGGGTCAATATATCGGGGCCAGCACATGCAAATGATAGATTGGGGAGTCagcaatcacaaaaataaaagtaaaaccacACTGTGCAAATAAAAGAACGACAATGGATCTAGACTTTATGACAGTCATAGACCAAGAAATTCAATTAAGAAAACCCCACATGTCTACTTCCCATTGGGCTAGACGTACAACATATGACGTTTCCCATTGGGTCTAGACATACGACATATGACGTTTTAAGTCTTTTTAAGGTCTACTTAATTTGCCATAATATATGTACTCTGTGTTCACTAACGATCGTGGCCTCTTCATACTTGAACTTGATTTCTCAATCAAGCAGTGCTAGCCCCTTCTGTAATTTTGGTTGAGTTTGAGATATCAATTCAAAGCTATAGAGTCATGGCGGAGGAAAAGGTTTGTTAATTTTGTAATTGTTAATCAAATGAACatattcaccattttttttttataatttgaaaaaatgattaatttaataTGATATCTGAGTTTAATTCTTTATGTCCCTCTtatcttatttaaaattttcacatgtGGGACTGGGCTATAAATTTAATGATACTGTTTTTTCTGATTCTTCCAGCGACAAAATCACCAAGTTTCTCTTTTTGCTCATAATTGTTCTTTGGCTTTTCTATTCTCTTTTGCTTAAATGTGGATAACATATATACTTACAATTTCTCTGCTATTATAGAAAACAACATTTATGTGGATCAAGGTCGACCTTCAATGCCCTCGCTGCCGCAAGAAGATCAAGAAATTACTTTGTCAAATCCCTCGTGAGCCTCTCTTTCTTAAGTTCAATTTTAGCGTATATATGAATGTGCAAGTTTGTGTTTTTATGTGgctaaataagaaataaataaataacgaaAACTAAGTTATTACGTGTTGGTAATTTTTGTGAACAAAAGAAGTACAAGACCAACAATACAAGGAGAAGGAAAACTTGGTGATAATAAAAGTGGTATGTTGCAGTCCTGAAAAGATAAAGCAAAAGATAATTTGCAGGGGTGGTGATACCGTTAAGAGCATTGAGATCAAAGAGATTGAGGAGACCAAGCCACCACCTAAGGAGAAGAACCCACCAGAAAAAACTGCTGAGAAAGAGGAGAAGCCACCTGAGAAGGAGAAGCCACCAGAAAAACCTGCTGAGCCTGAGGAGAAGCCACCACCAAAAGAAGATACTGAACCGGTTTCAAAGCCTCCTGTTGAACCGGTTTGTGTGCCTGTACGGCCGGTTGCATTTGGGACGTGTTGTACGGAATGTTCTGAGGGTCGTGGTGGGGGGCCATGCATTTATGGTTTTGGTAGGccaccaccaacaccaaaaCCGGTTCCAGTGCCGGTTCCGGTACCTGTACCGGCTTACCCGGTTGGGTTTGGGACG contains:
- the LOC126726899 gene encoding protein PYRICULARIA ORYZAE RESISTANCE 21-like isoform X2, with translation MAEEKKTTFMWIKVDLQCPRCRKKIKKLLCQIPQVQDQQYKEKENLVIIKVVCCSPEKIKQKIICRGGDTVKSIEIKEIEETKPPPKEKNPPEKTAEKEEKPPEKEKPPEKPAEPEEKPPPKEDTEPVSKPPVEPVCVPVRPVAFGTCCTECSEGRGGGPCIYGFGRPPPTPKPVPVPVPVPVPAYPVGFGTCCTECYEGRDGGPCHYGRPPPCYDGYYYGRPIYDSYGGGYRSCYTYVSRCEETSCTIM
- the LOC126726899 gene encoding early nodulin-75-like isoform X3, with amino-acid sequence MPSLPQEDQEITLSNPSGGDTVKSIEIKEIEETKPPPKEKNPPEKTAEKEEKPPEKEKPPEKPAEPEEKPPPKEDTEPVSKPPVEPVCVPVRPVAFGTCCTECSEGRGGGPCIYGFGRPPPTPKPVPVPVPVPVPAYPVGFGTCCTECYEGRDGGPCHYGRPPPCYDGYYYGRPIYDSYGGGYRSCYTYVSRCEETSCTIM